A part of Streptomyces sp. NBC_01451 genomic DNA contains:
- a CDS encoding family 78 glycoside hydrolase catalytic domain, with the protein MILEHPEPSTTVAAIRFEHRDDPFGVGASAPRLSWQVRTDDPRWRQTAYEVELDAATVVRVESAEQILVPWPFEPLPSRTRATVRIRVASGGEPTEWSAPATVETGLLRPDDWSARFITPRDHGGMDAPAPELVRTVVLRPGLVSARLYATAHGVYTASLNGARIGDEVLAPGWTSYRHRLRYQTHDVTALLAEGENTLSVVLGNGWYRGHLGWWGARALYGDRLALLAQLEVRYADGSVDTFGTDEEWRARDTGVVADDLYQGQRTDLRITPGEATGPVEVLPDEDADLARLVAPEGPPVRITEKLPALKVWQSPSGRTLADFGQNVVGWVRLRVRGATDGREVTVRHAEILEDGELCTRPLRTADAVDTYLLADAAETVLEPSLTFHGFRYAEISGVPDLTAEDLHAMVVGTDLRRTGWFACSDPDLERFHENVVRGTRGNFLDVPTDCPQRDERLGWTGDIQVFSPTAAFLFDSAGFLSSWLADLAADQHPDGAVPWVIPDVLDIETPTAAAWGDAAAVVPWVLHERYGDLDVLRRQFASARAWVDKTASLTTDGVWAGGFQFGDWLDPAAPPDDPFAARTPADVVATACLVRCADVVARTAEALGHAEEAARYAALAARTREAFARAFVTPAGRIVGDSPTAYAMALQWELLSLPEQRGTAGRRLADLVRTSGFRIATGFVGTPLMTDALTSVGRSDLAHRLLLEKGCPSWLYPVTMGATTVWERWDSMLPDGSVNPGQMTSFNHYALGAVADWMHRTVAGLAPAAPGYREFTVRPLPDRALTHASARHITPYGEASVSWRRDNGRFHLEVTVPVGTRATVHLPGEGWPALTATHGKHFWTTEDPCPPASTSVATVRDLMDDPGLWERTVGVLVRHGLGTDTARLARRLEPYLDVPARELPTLANKVLFEDGGAGAAADLEALLGGVQG; encoded by the coding sequence ATGATCCTGGAGCATCCGGAGCCCAGCACCACCGTTGCAGCGATCCGGTTCGAGCACCGGGACGATCCGTTCGGTGTGGGTGCCTCGGCGCCACGCCTCTCCTGGCAGGTGCGCACCGACGATCCCAGATGGCGGCAGACGGCGTACGAGGTGGAGTTGGACGCCGCCACCGTCGTACGGGTCGAGTCGGCCGAGCAGATCCTGGTGCCCTGGCCGTTCGAGCCGTTGCCCTCCCGCACCCGGGCCACCGTCCGGATCCGGGTGGCCTCCGGGGGAGAGCCGACCGAGTGGAGCGCGCCCGCCACCGTCGAGACGGGACTGCTGCGCCCCGACGACTGGAGCGCCCGGTTCATCACCCCCCGCGACCACGGCGGCATGGACGCGCCCGCCCCCGAACTCGTCCGGACGGTCGTCCTGCGCCCGGGGTTGGTGAGTGCGCGGCTGTACGCCACCGCCCACGGCGTCTACACGGCCTCCCTCAACGGCGCCCGGATCGGTGACGAGGTCCTGGCACCCGGCTGGACCAGCTACCGTCACCGGCTGCGCTACCAGACCCACGACGTCACCGCACTGCTGGCGGAGGGCGAGAACACCCTCTCCGTCGTGCTCGGCAACGGCTGGTATCGGGGCCACCTCGGCTGGTGGGGCGCCCGCGCCCTGTACGGCGACCGGCTCGCCCTCCTCGCCCAGCTGGAAGTGCGGTACGCCGACGGCTCGGTGGACACGTTCGGCACCGACGAGGAGTGGCGGGCCCGGGACACCGGAGTGGTCGCCGACGACCTCTACCAGGGCCAGCGCACCGATCTGCGGATCACGCCCGGCGAAGCGACCGGCCCGGTGGAGGTGCTGCCCGACGAGGACGCGGACCTGGCGCGACTCGTCGCCCCGGAGGGTCCTCCCGTACGGATCACCGAGAAGCTGCCGGCGCTGAAGGTCTGGCAGTCGCCCTCCGGGCGTACGCTCGCCGACTTCGGGCAGAACGTCGTCGGCTGGGTCCGGCTTCGGGTACGCGGCGCCACGGACGGCCGGGAGGTCACCGTCCGGCACGCCGAGATCCTGGAGGACGGGGAACTGTGCACCCGGCCCCTGCGCACGGCCGACGCCGTCGACACCTACCTGCTGGCCGATGCCGCCGAGACCGTCCTCGAACCCTCGCTCACCTTCCACGGGTTCCGCTACGCCGAGATCAGCGGCGTACCGGACCTGACGGCAGAGGACCTGCACGCCATGGTGGTGGGGACCGACCTGCGCCGCACCGGCTGGTTCGCCTGTTCCGACCCGGATCTCGAACGGTTCCACGAGAACGTCGTCCGTGGCACCCGCGGCAACTTCCTCGACGTGCCCACGGACTGCCCGCAGCGCGACGAACGGCTCGGCTGGACCGGAGACATCCAGGTCTTCTCACCCACCGCCGCCTTCCTCTTCGACTCCGCGGGCTTCCTCTCCTCGTGGCTCGCCGACCTCGCCGCCGACCAGCACCCCGACGGCGCGGTGCCCTGGGTGATCCCCGACGTCCTGGACATCGAGACGCCGACCGCTGCCGCCTGGGGCGACGCCGCCGCTGTGGTGCCCTGGGTGCTGCACGAGCGGTACGGCGACCTCGACGTCCTGCGGCGGCAGTTCGCCAGTGCGCGCGCCTGGGTCGACAAGACGGCCTCGCTGACCACCGACGGGGTGTGGGCGGGCGGTTTCCAGTTCGGTGACTGGCTCGACCCGGCCGCACCGCCGGACGACCCGTTCGCCGCCCGCACGCCCGCGGACGTCGTCGCCACCGCGTGCCTGGTCCGCTGCGCGGACGTCGTCGCCCGCACCGCGGAGGCACTGGGCCACGCCGAGGAGGCGGCACGGTACGCCGCGCTCGCCGCCCGGACCCGGGAGGCGTTCGCCCGCGCGTTCGTCACCCCGGCCGGCCGGATCGTGGGCGACTCACCGACCGCGTACGCCATGGCACTCCAGTGGGAGCTGCTGTCCCTCCCCGAGCAGCGCGGGACCGCCGGGCGCAGGCTCGCCGACCTGGTCCGCACGAGCGGCTTCCGGATCGCCACCGGATTCGTCGGCACCCCGCTGATGACCGACGCCCTCACCTCCGTCGGACGCTCCGACCTCGCCCATCGGCTGCTGTTGGAGAAGGGGTGCCCCTCCTGGCTGTATCCGGTGACGATGGGCGCCACCACCGTCTGGGAACGCTGGGACAGCATGCTGCCCGACGGCAGCGTCAACCCCGGCCAGATGACGTCGTTCAACCACTACGCGCTCGGCGCGGTCGCCGACTGGATGCACCGCACCGTCGCCGGACTCGCCCCCGCGGCCCCCGGATACCGGGAGTTCACCGTACGACCGCTGCCCGACCGGGCCCTCACCCATGCCTCCGCCCGGCACATCACGCCCTACGGAGAGGCCTCGGTGAGCTGGCGGCGCGACAACGGGCGCTTCCATCTGGAGGTGACCGTCCCTGTGGGGACCCGGGCCACCGTCCACCTGCCCGGCGAGGGCTGGCCGGCCTTGACCGCGACGCACGGCAAGCACTTCTGGACGACCGAGGATCCCTGCCCGCCGGCCTCGACCTCGGTGGCGACCGTACGGGACCTCATGGACGACCCCGGTCTGTGGGAGCGCACGGTCGGCGTCCTGGTCCGGCACGGCCTGGGGACGGACACCGCCCGGCTGGCCCGGCGACTGGAGCCGTATCTGGACGTGCCGGCACGTGAGTTGCCCACGCTGGCCAACAAGGTCCTCTTCGAGGACGGGGGCGCCGGCGCCGCCGCCGACCTGGAGGCGCTGCTGGGCGGCGTACAGGGCTGA
- a CDS encoding alpha-L-rhamnosidase-related protein: MRQMTRRSVLRTATAVALAPVLSSLVLPALAPAAAAAGPWTAKWIWAPSTTTNQWVAFRRSFTLAARPGSAVTRIAADSKYWLWVNGTLVVFEGQLKRGPNRTGTYHDVIDLAPYLTGGSNTVALLVWHFGKQGFSHNSSGKGGLLFQSDVTTGSTTTRIVSDTGWKHTVHVGYANDTGGTQANFRLPESNIHYDARNAVSLADWQSPGFDDSGWTAPTDFGAAGAAPWNDLVERPVPLFRYSGLKAYTNAASLPSTGQGGTAISATLPSNLQITPYLKVDAPAGAVIGIQTDHYDDGANLTGIEPGTAYNVRTTYVCTGGVQEFESLAWMSGTAVRYTVPAGVTVLELKYRESGYDTDFAGSFSSSDAFFDTLWGKAARTMYVNMRDNYMDCPTRERAQWWGDVVNQLKEGFYTFDTRSHALGAKAISQLAAWQKDSGALYSPVPSTIWTAELPVQMLASVWSFWTYYLHTGNADAVTGAYPAVKKYLNLWALDSDGLVKHRAGDWDWEDWGSNIDARVLDNSWYYLALDTAANLADLSGNSADTAGWKARRDSIRANFDRVLWNASKNEYRSPGYNGDTDDRANALAVVAGLAPVSRHRGIVEVLRNHLNASPYMEFYVLEALYLMGAAGVAEERMRNRFAAQVIDPASHTLWELWTKAEGTDNHAWNGGPLYALSAYAAGVRPTRPGWTTYDVVPQTGTLTKINAVTPTVKGDIRFGLTREGTQVALDLTSPNGTTARVGVPTYGGSQPVIKAGGTTVFTGGSATGAVSGLTYAGEDSSYVYFTLRPGTWRFTVTGTGRLDNLALGRPVSSNNSLENGNWGGNRLTDGTLTGVTGARGYTSNEFTSADVGANPVWVEIDLGADTDIDAVRLFPRTDTPAAGGGTAGFPVDFTVQTRADGAGAYTTVRAVTAEPNPNGLVQTYGFRTTTARHVRLQATRLGTPAADETSKYRLQLAELTVPTAATSVTSNCTLENGDWGKTRALDGTASSVTGAKGFTSIGFASADVSDTPVWIEVDLGADRAIGSVTLHPRTDTAAAGGGTAGFPVDFTLRTRAEGATSYTTVRTVTGQANPNGTAQTYPLTAATGRYVRLRATGLGAPAADESTIRRLQVAEISIK, encoded by the coding sequence ATGCGACAGATGACCCGCAGGTCTGTCCTCCGCACCGCCACAGCCGTGGCGCTCGCCCCCGTGCTGAGCTCCCTGGTGCTGCCCGCGCTCGCACCGGCGGCAGCCGCCGCCGGCCCCTGGACGGCCAAGTGGATCTGGGCGCCGTCCACCACGACGAACCAATGGGTGGCCTTCCGCAGGTCGTTCACCCTGGCCGCCAGGCCGGGCAGTGCCGTGACACGGATCGCCGCCGACTCCAAGTACTGGCTGTGGGTGAACGGGACCCTGGTGGTCTTCGAGGGCCAGCTCAAGCGCGGCCCCAACCGCACGGGCACCTACCACGACGTGATCGACCTCGCCCCGTACCTGACCGGCGGCAGCAACACCGTCGCACTGCTGGTGTGGCACTTCGGCAAACAGGGCTTCTCGCACAACAGCAGCGGCAAGGGCGGACTACTGTTCCAGTCGGACGTCACGACCGGCTCGACGACCACCCGGATCGTCAGCGACACCGGCTGGAAGCACACCGTCCACGTCGGCTACGCCAACGACACCGGCGGGACACAGGCGAACTTCCGGCTGCCCGAGTCGAACATCCACTACGACGCCCGCAACGCCGTCTCCCTGGCGGACTGGCAGTCGCCCGGCTTCGACGACAGCGGCTGGACGGCGCCCACCGACTTCGGCGCAGCCGGAGCCGCGCCCTGGAACGACCTCGTCGAGCGGCCCGTCCCGCTGTTCCGTTACTCCGGCCTCAAGGCCTACACCAACGCCGCGTCGCTGCCGTCCACGGGGCAGGGCGGCACCGCCATCTCCGCCACCCTGCCCTCCAACCTCCAGATCACGCCGTATCTCAAGGTGGACGCCCCGGCCGGTGCGGTGATCGGCATCCAGACCGACCACTACGACGACGGCGCCAACCTGACGGGCATCGAACCCGGCACCGCCTACAACGTGCGCACCACCTACGTCTGCACCGGCGGCGTGCAGGAGTTCGAGTCGCTGGCCTGGATGAGCGGCACCGCTGTGCGCTACACCGTCCCGGCCGGTGTCACCGTCCTGGAACTGAAGTACCGCGAGTCCGGCTACGACACCGACTTCGCCGGTTCGTTCAGCAGCAGCGACGCCTTCTTCGACACCCTGTGGGGCAAGGCCGCCCGCACCATGTACGTCAACATGCGCGACAACTACATGGACTGCCCCACCCGGGAGCGTGCCCAGTGGTGGGGCGATGTGGTCAACCAGCTCAAGGAGGGCTTCTACACCTTCGACACCCGCTCGCACGCGCTCGGCGCGAAGGCCATCTCCCAGCTCGCGGCCTGGCAGAAGGACAGCGGAGCGCTCTACTCCCCGGTGCCGTCGACCATCTGGACCGCCGAACTGCCCGTCCAGATGCTCGCCTCGGTGTGGTCGTTCTGGACCTACTACCTCCACACCGGCAACGCCGACGCGGTCACGGGTGCCTACCCGGCGGTGAAGAAGTACCTGAACCTGTGGGCCCTGGACAGCGACGGCCTGGTCAAGCACCGTGCCGGCGACTGGGACTGGGAGGACTGGGGCAGCAACATCGACGCCCGCGTCCTCGACAACTCCTGGTACTACCTGGCTCTGGACACCGCCGCCAACCTCGCCGACCTCAGCGGCAACAGTGCCGACACGGCCGGCTGGAAGGCCCGACGCGACAGCATCAGGGCCAACTTCGACCGTGTGCTGTGGAACGCCTCGAAGAACGAGTACCGCTCACCCGGCTACAACGGCGACACGGACGACCGCGCCAACGCCCTCGCCGTGGTCGCGGGCCTGGCCCCCGTCTCGCGCCACCGGGGGATCGTCGAGGTCCTGCGCAACCACCTCAACGCCAGCCCGTACATGGAGTTCTACGTCCTGGAGGCGCTGTACCTGATGGGTGCGGCCGGTGTCGCCGAGGAGCGGATGCGCAACCGCTTCGCCGCCCAGGTCATCGACCCCGCATCCCACACGCTGTGGGAGCTGTGGACCAAGGCGGAGGGCACCGACAACCACGCCTGGAACGGCGGCCCGCTGTACGCGCTGTCCGCCTACGCGGCCGGCGTGCGCCCCACCCGGCCCGGCTGGACGACGTACGACGTCGTCCCGCAGACCGGCACCCTCACGAAGATCAACGCGGTGACGCCCACCGTCAAGGGCGACATCCGCTTCGGCCTCACCCGCGAGGGCACCCAGGTGGCGCTGGACCTCACCTCGCCGAACGGCACGACGGCCCGCGTCGGCGTGCCCACCTACGGCGGCTCCCAGCCCGTCATCAAGGCAGGCGGCACCACGGTCTTCACGGGCGGCTCCGCCACCGGCGCCGTCAGCGGCCTCACCTACGCGGGCGAGGACTCCTCGTACGTCTACTTCACCCTCCGGCCGGGCACCTGGAGGTTCACCGTCACCGGTACCGGGCGGCTCGACAACCTCGCCCTGGGCAGGCCCGTCTCCAGCAACAACAGCCTGGAGAACGGCAACTGGGGCGGGAACCGGCTCACCGACGGCACACTCACCGGCGTGACCGGCGCCAGGGGCTACACCAGCAACGAGTTCACCTCCGCCGATGTCGGCGCGAACCCCGTGTGGGTGGAGATCGACCTCGGGGCCGACACGGACATCGACGCCGTACGCCTCTTCCCCCGCACCGACACGCCCGCCGCCGGTGGCGGTACGGCGGGCTTCCCGGTGGACTTCACCGTCCAGACCCGCGCGGACGGCGCCGGCGCCTACACGACCGTCCGTGCCGTCACCGCCGAGCCCAACCCCAACGGCCTTGTGCAGACCTACGGTTTCCGGACCACCACCGCCCGCCATGTGCGTCTGCAGGCCACCAGGCTCGGCACGCCCGCCGCGGACGAGACCTCCAAGTACAGGCTGCAGCTGGCCGAACTCACCGTCCCCACCGCGGCCACCTCGGTGACCAGCAACTGCACGCTGGAGAACGGTGACTGGGGCAAGACCCGGGCGCTGGACGGCACCGCCTCAAGCGTCACCGGTGCCAAGGGGTTCACCAGCATCGGCTTCGCCTCCGCCGATGTCAGTGACACACCCGTGTGGATCGAGGTCGATCTGGGCGCCGACCGGGCCATCGGCTCGGTCACCCTGCACCCCCGTACCGACACCGCCGCGGCCGGCGGCGGCACCGCGGGCTTCCCCGTCGACTTCACCCTGCGGACCCGGGCCGAGGGCGCCACGTCCTACACCACCGTCCGCACGGTCACCGGCCAGGCCAACCCCAACGGCACCGCACAGACCTACCCCCTCACCGCTGCCACCGGCCGCTATGTGCGCCTACGGGCCACCGGACTCGGTGCACCGGCCGCCGACGAGAGCACGATTCGCCGCCTCCAGGTGGCGGAGATCAGCATCAAGTAG
- a CDS encoding zinc-dependent alcohol dehydrogenase: MRAFVLTAPGKYEVQEVPAPVAAPGEVVVDVERVGVCGTDMEFHTGAMAYLHQGHSSYPMRLGHEWSGRVAAVGDGVDRGWIGRRVMGDTMLGCGSCRRCRRGHQHVCEKRQEVGIRGERAGALAEQLAVPASSLHALPDSVDAVLGALVEPGGNALRAARAAELRPGDRVLVLGPGTIGLLVAMFARAAGAEVHLMGATDGSLAFARELGFEHTWREATVPELPYDAVVDASNAAHLPDLALQLVEPAGHVVYIGLAGVPSRIDTRALVLKDVTAVGVLSASPGLDATIRAYAEGSVDPRPLVAATVGLDRVGDVLAGDRPAGAGPGPKLHVDPRLG, encoded by the coding sequence ATGCGCGCGTTCGTCCTGACCGCCCCGGGGAAGTACGAGGTCCAGGAGGTCCCCGCCCCGGTGGCCGCCCCCGGCGAGGTCGTCGTCGACGTCGAGCGGGTCGGCGTGTGCGGCACCGACATGGAGTTCCACACCGGCGCGATGGCCTACCTGCACCAGGGCCACTCTTCCTACCCGATGCGTCTCGGCCACGAGTGGTCGGGGCGCGTGGCGGCGGTCGGCGACGGTGTCGACCGCGGATGGATCGGGCGCCGGGTCATGGGTGACACCATGCTCGGCTGCGGCTCCTGCCGTCGTTGCCGACGGGGCCATCAGCACGTGTGCGAGAAGCGGCAGGAGGTCGGTATCCGAGGTGAGCGGGCGGGTGCCCTCGCCGAGCAACTCGCCGTGCCGGCCTCCTCGTTGCACGCACTGCCCGACTCCGTCGACGCGGTGCTGGGCGCCCTGGTCGAGCCCGGGGGCAACGCCCTGCGCGCCGCCCGCGCGGCCGAACTGCGCCCAGGGGACCGGGTCCTGGTCCTGGGTCCGGGGACGATCGGCCTCCTGGTCGCGATGTTCGCGCGTGCCGCAGGTGCTGAGGTCCACCTGATGGGCGCCACCGACGGCTCGCTCGCCTTCGCCCGCGAGCTGGGCTTCGAGCACACCTGGCGGGAGGCGACCGTGCCGGAGCTGCCGTACGACGCTGTCGTCGACGCCTCCAACGCGGCCCATCTCCCCGATCTGGCCCTCCAGTTGGTCGAACCGGCGGGCCATGTCGTCTACATCGGCCTGGCCGGCGTACCCAGCAGGATCGACACCCGCGCCCTCGTCCTCAAGGACGTCACCGCGGTCGGTGTCCTGTCCGCCTCACCCGGTCTCGACGCCACCATCCGGGCGTACGCCGAGGGTTCGGTCGATCCTCGACCGCTCGTCGCCGCGACGGTGGGCCTCGACCGGGTCGGAGACGTCCTCGCGGGCGACCGCCCGGCGGGCGCGGGTCCCGGACCGAAGTTACATGTGGACCCGCGCCTGGGCTGA
- a CDS encoding fumarylacetoacetate hydrolase family protein, with protein sequence MFLMRIGAAGAEKPVARVDDETYVDLSDTVTDFDEAFFGSGGLDRVRPVVAERTAAGQVSRFAGERIGAPIARPHQILCIGLNYRDHAAESGMAVPDEPILFTKSPNTLVGPNDDVRIPRGSAKTDWEVELGIVIGRRTSYLDSVEEAREAVAGYVVVNDVSERAFQLERGGQWAKGKSAETFNPAGPWLATPDEIDDVLALDMWLDVNGVRRQTGNTKTMIFDPYFIVHYLSQFLVLEPGDLINTGTPPGVGMGLTPPVWLRPGDVMELGITRLGSQRQHVLGPR encoded by the coding sequence GTGTTCCTCATGCGCATCGGTGCCGCAGGCGCCGAAAAGCCCGTCGCCCGCGTCGACGACGAGACGTACGTCGACCTCTCCGACACCGTCACGGACTTCGACGAGGCGTTCTTCGGGTCGGGCGGCCTCGACCGTGTCCGCCCCGTCGTGGCCGAGCGGACGGCCGCCGGCCAGGTGTCCCGCTTCGCCGGGGAGCGGATCGGCGCGCCGATCGCCCGCCCGCACCAGATCCTGTGCATCGGCCTCAACTACCGTGACCACGCGGCCGAGAGCGGGATGGCCGTGCCGGACGAGCCGATCCTGTTCACCAAGTCGCCCAACACCCTTGTCGGCCCGAACGACGACGTACGCATCCCGCGCGGGTCCGCCAAGACCGACTGGGAGGTGGAGCTCGGCATCGTGATCGGCCGCCGCACCAGCTACCTCGACTCGGTCGAGGAGGCACGCGAAGCCGTCGCCGGGTACGTGGTCGTCAACGACGTGAGCGAGCGCGCCTTCCAGCTGGAGCGTGGCGGGCAGTGGGCGAAGGGCAAGTCCGCCGAGACCTTCAACCCGGCGGGCCCCTGGCTGGCCACCCCCGACGAGATCGACGACGTCCTCGCGCTCGACATGTGGCTCGACGTCAACGGCGTCCGCCGCCAGACCGGCAACACCAAGACCATGATCTTCGACCCGTACTTCATCGTGCACTACCTGAGCCAGTTCCTCGTCCTGGAACCCGGCGACCTGATCAACACCGGCACCCCGCCCGGCGTCGGTATGGGTCTCACCCCGCCGGTGTGGCTCCGGCCCGGTGACGTGATGGAGCTGGGCATCACCCGCCTCGGCAGCCAGCGCCAGCACGTGCTCGGCCCGCGGTGA
- a CDS encoding IclR family transcriptional regulator, translating to MGSDRVLAVLKELARYPDGVGLEELTRVIGSPKPTVHRALGALRRAGLADRGARGRYVLGDEFLRMAFSHHEDRPEHVRVRPVLEALADRFGETAHYAVLDGREVVYRAKVDPPTGAVRLTSTVGGRNPAHATGVGKTLLAHRLDTIEAVETWIGDSPLDRRTPRTLCTAAALYRDLRATRDRGYAVDDQENESGVNCLSLPLYATSPTSPSGAVSISALAYRTPLHTLVDAVGEIRELLGPLGRTRQ from the coding sequence GTGGGGTCCGACCGGGTGCTCGCCGTTCTCAAGGAGCTGGCCCGGTATCCCGACGGTGTGGGCCTGGAGGAGCTGACCCGGGTGATCGGGAGTCCCAAACCGACCGTGCACCGGGCGCTGGGGGCCCTGCGCCGAGCCGGGCTGGCCGACCGGGGCGCCCGCGGTCGCTACGTTCTCGGGGACGAGTTCCTGCGGATGGCCTTCTCCCACCACGAGGACCGTCCCGAGCACGTCCGGGTACGTCCCGTACTGGAGGCGCTGGCCGACCGGTTCGGCGAGACGGCGCACTACGCGGTCCTCGACGGCCGCGAGGTCGTCTACCGCGCCAAGGTCGACCCGCCCACCGGCGCCGTCCGGCTGACCTCGACTGTCGGTGGCCGCAACCCCGCCCACGCCACCGGCGTCGGAAAGACGCTGCTCGCCCATCGGTTGGACACCATCGAGGCGGTCGAGACGTGGATCGGCGACTCGCCCCTGGACCGCCGCACACCCCGGACCCTGTGCACGGCCGCCGCCCTGTACCGCGACCTGCGGGCCACCCGCGACCGGGGGTACGCCGTGGACGACCAGGAGAACGAGTCCGGCGTCAACTGCCTCTCCCTGCCCCTGTACGCGACCTCACCGACGAGTCCCTCCGGCGCCGTGAGCATCAGCGCGCTCGCCTATCGCACTCCGCTGCACACCCTGGTCGACGCGGTCGGCGAGATCCGGGAGCTGCTCGGCCCGCTGGGCCGGACCCGTCAATGA
- a CDS encoding IlvD/Edd family dehydratase: MRLRSAQWYEGQGRNAYIHRAWMRRGAPDDAFTGRPQIAIANTASDLTPCNAHLNEVAASVRNGVYEAGGIPLDLPVVSLGETQVRPTAMLWRNMAAMATEEMLRANPVDGVVLLGGCDKTIPSLLMAAASVDLPAVVVPGGPMLTGTFRGAPLGCGTDVWRLSEEVRAGTLSEEQFTRSESAMIRSRGHCNTMGTASTMALVAEALGTTVPGVAGIPAPDSRLLEAAHGTGRLVVDMVAADRRPSTFLTEASFHNAIVALAAIGGSTNAVVHLLAVAGRLGIPLTLDDFDRIGSRVPVLVDLQPAGRFLMEDFHRAGGLSAVLREVRDLLDPHALTVTGEPLVNHLDDATVWDAEVIRTRAKPLVAEGGIAVLRGNLAPDGALVKPAAASPHLLRHRGRAVVFDSIEDFHARIDDPDLDVDADSVLVLRGCGPKGYPGMPEVSNMPLPKKLLEQGVRDMVRVCDGRMSGTAYGTVVLHVAPEAAAGGPLALVRTGDIIDLDVPARRLDVDVPADELARRTPDEATVTAFANPRRGWERLYVDHVLQADTGADLDFLIGSSGSEVSRESH; the protein is encoded by the coding sequence GTGAGGCTTCGCAGCGCACAGTGGTACGAGGGACAGGGGCGCAACGCCTACATCCACCGGGCCTGGATGCGCCGGGGCGCACCGGACGACGCCTTCACCGGCCGGCCGCAGATCGCCATCGCCAACACCGCCTCCGACCTGACCCCCTGCAACGCGCATCTGAACGAGGTGGCGGCCTCGGTCCGCAACGGCGTGTACGAGGCCGGGGGCATCCCCCTGGACCTGCCGGTGGTGTCGCTGGGCGAGACCCAGGTGCGGCCCACCGCCATGCTCTGGCGGAACATGGCGGCGATGGCCACGGAGGAGATGCTGCGGGCCAACCCGGTCGACGGTGTCGTCCTGCTCGGCGGCTGCGACAAGACGATCCCCTCGCTGCTCATGGCCGCCGCCTCGGTGGACCTGCCCGCGGTCGTCGTGCCCGGCGGGCCGATGCTGACCGGGACCTTCCGGGGAGCGCCGCTGGGCTGCGGAACCGATGTGTGGCGGCTGTCGGAGGAGGTGCGGGCAGGCACGCTCTCCGAGGAGCAGTTCACCCGATCAGAGTCGGCGATGATCCGCAGCCGCGGGCACTGCAACACCATGGGCACCGCCTCGACGATGGCCCTGGTGGCCGAAGCCCTGGGCACGACCGTGCCGGGGGTGGCCGGAATCCCGGCGCCCGACAGCCGGCTGCTGGAGGCCGCCCACGGCACCGGCAGGCTGGTGGTGGACATGGTCGCCGCCGACCGCAGGCCGAGCACCTTTCTGACCGAGGCGTCCTTCCACAACGCCATCGTCGCGCTGGCCGCCATCGGCGGTTCGACCAACGCCGTCGTACACCTGCTGGCCGTCGCCGGACGCCTCGGCATCCCCCTCACCCTCGACGACTTCGACCGGATCGGCTCCCGCGTCCCCGTCCTGGTGGACCTCCAGCCGGCCGGGCGTTTCCTCATGGAGGACTTCCACCGCGCCGGAGGCCTGTCCGCCGTCCTGCGCGAGGTGCGTGACCTCCTCGACCCCCACGCGCTCACGGTCACCGGAGAACCGCTGGTGAACCACCTCGACGACGCGACGGTCTGGGACGCGGAGGTCATCCGCACGCGCGCGAAGCCGCTGGTCGCCGAGGGCGGCATCGCGGTCCTGCGCGGCAACCTCGCCCCCGACGGAGCGCTCGTCAAACCGGCGGCGGCCTCCCCGCACCTCCTGCGACACCGGGGCCGCGCGGTCGTCTTCGACTCGATCGAGGACTTCCACGCCCGCATCGACGACCCGGACCTCGACGTGGACGCCGACTCCGTGCTCGTCCTGCGCGGCTGCGGCCCCAAGGGCTACCCGGGCATGCCCGAGGTGTCCAACATGCCGTTGCCGAAGAAGCTGCTGGAACAGGGCGTCCGTGACATGGTCCGCGTCTGCGACGGCCGGATGAGCGGCACCGCCTATGGCACGGTCGTGCTGCACGTGGCTCCGGAGGCGGCGGCCGGCGGCCCCCTCGCCCTCGTCCGCACCGGTGACATCATCGACTTGGACGTGCCGGCCAGGCGCCTCGACGTCGACGTACCCGCCGACGAACTCGCCCGCCGTACCCCCGACGAGGCCACCGTCACCGCCTTCGCCAACCCCCGGCGTGGCTGGGAACGCCTGTACGTCGACCACGTCCTGCAGGCCGACACGGGCGCCGACCTGGACTTCCTCATCGGCTCCAGCGGCTCCGAGGTGAGCCGTGAGTCGCACTGA